A window of the Gossypium hirsutum isolate 1008001.06 chromosome A05, Gossypium_hirsutum_v2.1, whole genome shotgun sequence genome harbors these coding sequences:
- the LOC107961126 gene encoding G-type lectin S-receptor-like serine/threonine-protein kinase SD2-5 has product MTFLVAICFMLLKKMKCVGKQRKHLKSLISGPLTSFSYNELSFATAKFTERIGGGFGMVYKGVLKNGTMVVIKLLENTRQGIDEFLAEVDNIGNIHHVNLVKLIDFCIDKRNKKTRKKIFLDITKGLAYIHDDCRQRIAHLDVKPQNVLLDDSFNAKISDFGLSKLINRDKSQVVTQMRGTLGYLAHEWQHSRITVKVDINRFGIVMLEVITGRMVLDYSQPDSDVCLLKLVKKK; this is encoded by the exons ATGACTTTTCTTGTCGCTATATGCTTCATgctgttgaagaagatgaaatgtgtAGGCAAACAACGGAAACATCTTAAGTCACTTATCTCAGGACCTCTAACAAGTTTCTCCTACAATGAGTTGTCTTTTGCAACAGCCAAGTTTACTGAAAGGATAGGAGGAGGCTTCGGAATGGTTTATAAAGGGGTGTTAAAGAATGGAACAATGGTTGTAATAAAGCTGCTTGAAAACACCAGACAAGGTATCGATGAGTTTCTAGCGGAAGTGGACAACATTGGGAACATACACCATGTGAACTTGGTGAAGCTAATCGATTTTTGTATTGATAAGCGCAACAAG AAAACAAGGAAGAAGATTTTCCTAGACATAACTAAGGGCTTAGCATATATTCACGATGATTGCCGACAAAGGATTGCTCATTTAGATGTGAAGCCCCAAAACGTTCTCCTGGACGATAGCTTCAATGCAAAAATATCTGATTTTGGGCTGTCAAAGTTGATTAACAGAGATAAGAGCCAAGTGGTGACCCAGATGAGAGGCACATTGGGGTACTTGGCTCATGAGTGGCAACACTCGAGAATCACCGTAAAAGTTGACATTAACAGATTTGGGATTGTTATGCTGGAAGTAATCACAGGGAGGATGGTGTTGGATTACAGCCAACCTGATTCGGATGTTTGTTTGCTTAAACTGGTAAAAAAGAAATGA
- the LOC107960442 gene encoding precursor of CEP14: MARFSSLVIIFLVIISASFVPQMESRKLLNAGERNENVPSLFASLMLSALPKGSKVPASAPSKKGHATLDNEKLFARHLARIDRILQSVPSPGAGH, from the coding sequence ATGGCTCGTTTCAGTTCTCTGGTGATTATTTTCTTGGTGATAATATCTGCTTCATTTGTACCGCAAATGGAAAGTAGGAAGCTACTAAACGCAGGGGAAAGGAACGAAAATGTTCCTTCCTTGTTTGCAAGCTTGATGCTGAGTGCCCTTCCAAAGGGTAGTAAAGTACCAGCTTCTGCTCCTAGCAAGAAGGGCCACGCCACGCTCGATAACGAGAAGCTCTTTGCTCGCCACCTTGCTCGCATTGATCGGATTCTTCAGTCTGTTCCAAGCCCTGGTGCAGGCCATTAG